One Homalodisca vitripennis isolate AUS2020 unplaced genomic scaffold, UT_GWSS_2.1 ScUCBcl_6360;HRSCAF=13540, whole genome shotgun sequence DNA window includes the following coding sequences:
- the LOC124373776 gene encoding 4-hydroxybutyrate coenzyme A transferase-like: MTDYGKSAGLKGVTVCHMHTEGDAPYTNEDCAGIFRSMSFFMAANVRKGVAEGRSDAIPIFLSEIPLLFTRKIVKPDVAMIQVMFTTGLFYTCTYKL; this comes from the exons atgacagacTACGGCAAGAGTGCAGGACTCAAGGGTGTCACAGTTTGTCACATGCACACTGAGGGTGATGCTCCCTACACAAACGAGGACTGTGCAG GTATCTTTCGTTCGATGTCTTTCTTCATGGCCGCTAATGTCAGGAAGGGTGTGGCTGAGGGCCGATCTGACGCCATTCCTATTTTCCTCTCGGAAATTCCATTGCTGTTCACCCGTAAGATTGTGAAACCTGATGTTGCCATGATCCAGGTAATGTTTACAACTGGACTGTTTTACACTTGCACTTATAAATTATGA